In Danaus plexippus chromosome 17, MEX_DaPlex, whole genome shotgun sequence, one DNA window encodes the following:
- the LOC116771331 gene encoding calcyclin-binding protein, whose amino-acid sequence MSDSKVNELKSDIDELKDLLKQAKRKKVQDLLSLEIRKIETEVIALKESSKDAAPNEAASVPTTSASSAPPPKKRYQVKINGYGWDQNDKFIKVFVTLKNVETVPKENVYCKLTNKSMELHIDNLDNKDHILIINKLLHNINVEDSYWKQKNDTVIVYLAKDMQCVKWSHMTEIEKKFDDQRSNRFKTEDKDNVDPQESIMSLMKNMYESGDDDMKRMISKAWYEGQQKKKFDTLDL is encoded by the exons ATGTCCGATTCCAAAGTGAATGAg ttgaaGAGTGATATTGATGAATTAAAAGACCTGCTAAAGCAGGCAAAACGGAAGAAGGTCCAAGACCTTTTAAGTCTGGAGATTCGTAAAATAGAAACAGAAGTAATTGCTCTCAAAGAGAGTTCTAAAGATGCTGCCCCTAATGAAGCAGCATCAGTTCCAACAACATCGGCTTCAAGTGCGCCTCCACCAAAGAAACGTTACCAAGTCAAAATAAATGGATATG GTTGGGATCAAaatgacaaatttataaaagtgtttGTCACTTTGAAAAACGTTGAGACTGTGCCAAAGGAGAATGTATACTGCAAGTTAACCAACAAATCGATGGAATTACACATTGACAATCTGGATAACAAAGACCACATCTTGATCATAAACAAGTTACTTCACAATATCAATGTCGAGGATAGTTACTGGAAACAGAAAAatg acACTGTTATCGTATATTTGGCAAAAGATATGCAATGCGTGAAGTGGTCCCACATGACGGAAATTGAGAAGAAATTTGATGACCAACGCAGCAACCGATTCAAAACAGAGGATAAGGATAATGTAGACCCACAGGAATCAATCATGAGTCTAATGAAGAACAT gtATGAATCTGGTGATGATGATATGAAGCGAATGATCTCTAAGGCCTGGTATGAAGGACAACAGAAGAAAAAGTTTGATACATTGGATCtctaa
- the LOC116771202 gene encoding putative uncharacterized protein DDB_G0282133, giving the protein MNKWSFLLLPVLWLVQSATSERIFVDGRHGRFDYPSRSLLSNKRLAISEPRCSDKINELRSPTRDLRPSNKHDTLKRSPRSNHRLEQSELFSGNSKRVSTNVPFRFGDSTRYNTDDNTFLRGIEDSKLRTNVRSGPHKIYRENRADRILDSYNEPNPIKMQRNRERNIKMEQDKIVILKSRNIRDLSRSDFQDVSFERNNVRESRTAERRNNNMERRLNINNQRYELSDEMEIRGRYMVARLERGRYINKRSPVLRFNERDESERNDESRLKVESYSDQRLQRHRVRVDSLPENRQIRRQEVRFDLKNGDNPRYISIQNIERFFEPGTTTQIRGNSLYRLHEEKSVDHLTRNMRDNLRIAENGHFETSNRRNKDIRRTITERRERDDRYRLANENRRSSDVREIRLVKERHLENMLDENRDTKIILLNNKEQTFKDRLFEEVRERSHDNIRLNRKHIRSIQTDNRNGERLARDTNRRLMTQRTRTNRIVLNQRSTSNYKNIHNEDRDILRHIKVELSDENRIRQLRNIRENREENNRDGIVWQFERTQSNIRNRNQAVRSARMIPKRSVERIELTLVALPEKEINNNQKIIKERLGKENRFSRLRISKRIRENDEVGATTMKTSYNNHAIEDTERNNNRNTRSRNEGERLASRDQRSFNLRKYNVENENRMRNRHMRLGMNVLQRSRSDERILSQLYSRRNFRNSEERTRTIDEIPFAKTDNTNDNFRLNKRASVEIRAVEMPNIRVFKRIEKRDNGRRMLRDINSVIETREDRLKIELRDRRSRITEQNKILIRYEEGTFDFSANRLFEPQRGVINEYRMRLTRNENNNNRRMREIREVRGIKDKSDIRDSRQEETMRPTITVDLSNKSNRNVQTRQVTRDINEIAEKRFMSNVRINERKSKNMLRDLQGPASDRRRETNRDSKTYTSNRDSLTPVQDEGLERSREMRFISNSRSERHHRSLSRSQTNGQELVMGAAIKRSGYEIFKEKNQADSQIFVMKWQYVFYLIQGVYILSLFTKQKNYSHGLKSRFVNCFLPLPTLKLD; this is encoded by the exons ATGAATAAGTGGAGTTTTCTACTCTTACCGGTTCTTTGGCTAGTCCAGTCGGCTACATCTGAGCGCATTTTTGTAGATGGCAGGCACGGGCGTTTCGATTATCCATCGCGATCCTTACTATCTAATAAAAGACTCGCCATTTCTGAACCTCGTTGctctgataaaataaatgaactaaGATCACCTACCCGGGATTTACGACCATCCAACAAACATGATACGTTAAAACGTTCTCCGCGCTCAAATCATCGTTTGGAGCAAAGTGAACTTTTTTCTGGTAACAGTAAAAGAGTCTCAACAAATGTTCCATTCCGTTTTGGTGATTCAACACGATACAATACCGATGACAACACTTTTCTAAGAGGTATTGAGGATTCAAAACTTCGAACAAATGTAAGGTCTGGTCCACATAAGATTTACAGAGAGAATCGTGCTGATCGAATACTCGATAGCTACAATGAACCCAATCCCATCAAAATGCAACGTAATcgagaaagaaatattaaaatggaacAAGACaaaattgtgattttaaaaagTCGAAACATTCGAGATCTCAGTCGTTCAGACTTTCAGGATGTTAGTTTTGAAAGGAATAACGTAAGAGAAAGTCGTACAGCTGAACgccgaaataataatatggaaCGTAGATTGAATATCAATAACCAACGATACGAATTGTCTGATGAAATGGAAATTAGGGGCAGATATATGGTTGCCAGATTAGAGCGTGGAAGATATATAAACAAACGTTCTCCTGTTTTAAGATTTAACGAAAGAGACGAAAGTGAAAGAAACGATGAAAGTAGACTAAAAGTCGAATCATATTCTGACCAACGCTTACAAAGACATAGGGTTCGTGTCGATAGTTTACCAGAAAACAGACAAATCAGAAGACAAGAAGTAAGATTCGATTTGAAGAATGGAGATAACCCTAgatatatttctattcaaaACATAGAACGATTTTTCGAACCAGGTACAACTACACAAATTAGAGGCAACAGTTTATACAGACTACATGAAGAAAAATCTGTGGACCATCTTACTCGAAATATGAGAGATAACCTTAGAATTGCAGAAAATGGTCATTTTGAGACATCCAATCGTCGAAACAAGGATATTAGAAGAACAATAACTGAACGCCGTGAAAGAGATGACAGGTATCGTTTAGCTAATGAAAATCGAAGATCTTCAGATGTAAGAGAGATCAGATTAGTTAAGGAACGTCATCTCGAAAATATGTTGGATGAGAACCGTGATAccaagattattttattgaataataaagagCAAACCTTTAAAGACCGATTATTTGAAGAAGTACGGGAAAGAAGCCACgataatataagattaaacCGTAAACATATTAGAAGTATTCAGACAGATAACAGAAATGGAGAAAGACTGGCAAGAGATACAAACAGACGTTTGATGACACAAAGGACTCGTACCAATAGAATTGTACTTAATCAGCGGTCCACCagtaattataagaatatacatAATGAAGACAGAGATATTCTAAGGCATATTAAGGTCGAACTAAGTGACGAAAATAGAATTAGACAACTCAGAAACATCAGGGAAAATAGAGAAGAAAATAACAGAGATGGAATTGTATGGCAATTCGAAAGAACTCAATCAAATATCCGTAACAGAAATCAAGCGGTAAGATCTGCTAGAATGATACCAAAAAGAAGCGTAGAAAGAATTGAACTAACACTAGTGGCACTCCCTGAAAAggaaatcaataataatcagaaaataattaaagaacgTCTTGGTAAAGAAAACAGATTTAGCAGACTGCGTATTTCCAAACGTATTAGAGAAAATGATGAAGTGGGTGCCACGACCATGAAGACCAGCTATAATAATCACGCCATTGAAGACacagaaagaaataataataggaataCACGTAGTAGAAACGAGGGAGAAAGATTAGCCTCTAGAGACCAACGTTCGTTTAATTTGAGAAAATACAACGTCGAAAATGAAAACAGGATGCGCAATCGTCACATGCGATTAGGTATGAACGTTTTACAGAGGTCACGAAGCGACGAGCGTATTTTGAGCCAACTCTACTCAAGAAGAAACTTTAGGAACTCAGAAGAACGAACAAGAACTATTGATGAAATTCCTTTTGCAAAAACAGATAACACTAATGATAACTTCCGTTTAAATAAACGAGCGTCAGTAGAAATTAGGGCCGTCGAAATGCCTAATATTCGTGTATTTAAGAGAATTGAAAAGCGTGATAATGGACGTAGAATGTTGCGAGACATCAATAGTGTTATAGAAACGCGAGAAGATAGATTGAAAATCGAATTAAGGGACCGACGAAGTAGGATAactgaacaaaataaaattttgataagatATGAAGAAGGAACATTTGATTTTAGCGCCAATAGACTTTTTGAACCACAGAGGGGcgtaataaatgaatataggATGCGACTCactagaaatgaaaataataacaataggaGAATGAGAGAAATACGTGAAGTAAGAGGCATTAAAGATAAATCGGATATTAGAGATTCCCGTCAAGAAGAAACAATGAGACCTACGATTACTGTAGATCTATCCAACAAAAGCAACAGGAATGTACAAACTCGTCAAGTCACTCGTGACATTAACGAAATTGCAGAGAAAAGATTTATGAGCAATGTGCgaataaatgaaagaaaatctaaaaatatgcTACGTGATTTACAAGGACCTGCATCAGATAGACGAAGGGAAACTAACAGGGATTCTAAGACTTATACTTCTAATAGGGACTCGCTGACACCAGTACAAGACGAAGGGTTGGAAAGATCAAGAGAAATGCGTTTCATTTCTAATTCTCGGTCTGAAAGACATCACCGAAGTCTCTCACGGTCTCAAACAAATGGACAGGAGCTTGTAATGGGAGCAGCTATTAAAAGATCaggatatgaaatatttaaagaaaagaatCAGGCTGACAGTCAAATCTTTGTAATGAAATggcaatatgtattttatctgATACAAGGAGTCTACATTTTAAGTCTATTTACAAAGCAAAAGAACTATTCTCATGGATTGAAGTCCAG attcgTAAACTGTTTTCTGCCACTCCCAACTTTAAAACTTGACTAA
- the LOC116771347 gene encoding large ribosomal subunit protein uL13, whose amino-acid sequence MTGFSNKAIVIDGRGHLLGRLAAVIAKVLLEGNKVVVVRCEQLNISGNFFRNKLKFMSFLRKRCNVNPARGPFHFRAPSKVLWKTVRGMIPHKTERGKDALRRLRAYDGCPPPYDNRRRVVVPAALRVFCLRPGRKYCHVGRLSHEVGWKYRDVVRKLEDKRKFKTIHKVAYENKLKKITKEAGEKVAKTTAPFTAIMQSYGYN is encoded by the exons ATGACGGGTTTTAGTAATAAG GCCATTGTCATCGATGGCCGCGGCCATCTGCTCGGCCGCCTGGCCGCAGTCATCGCTAAGGTCCTCTTGGAAGGAAATAAAGTGGTTGTCGTGAGGTGTGAACAACTCAACATCTCAGGAAACTTCTTCAG GAACAAGCTGAAGTTTATGTCATTTTTACGCAAACGCTGCAATGTCAATCCAGCCCGTGGGCCATTCCACTTCAGAGCACCTTCTAAGGTTCTGTGGAAAACAGTGCgag GTATGATCCCTCACAAGACTGAGCGCGGTAAGGACGCTTTGAGACGGTTACGTGCGTACGATGGTTGCCCACCACCATACGACAACCGTCGTCGTGTTGTCGTGCCAGCGGCGTTACGTGTGTTCTGTCTGAGACCTGGACGCAAG TACTGTCATGTTGGTCGTTTGTCTCACGAAGTTGGATGGAAGTATCGTGATGTTGTCCGTAAGCTGGAAGACAAGAGAAAGTTCAAGACCATACATAAAGTAGCTTATGAGAATAAACTCAAG AAAATCACCAAGGAGGCTGGTGAGAAGGTTGCAAAAACAACCGCACCATTCACCGCCATCATGCAATCCTATGGATACAATTAG
- the LOC133319288 gene encoding group XIIA secretory phospholipase A2: MDIPYRKIFIYILTFAAYAYTGIGSTMLRNLKDAVLSAESVFGDVFRNVITVAEKFKSLHDVFDAAVEEDCIFTCPEGHKPVRNRNHVPKSDGCGSLGFEISSDYLPIEQMTRCCDAHDICYDTCNSGKEACDLEFKRCLYNYCDTYKSVNVAGDAITKGCKGAAKLLFTGTLTLGCKSYLDAQKKACYCPPTKNKYKKYTTGNDEL, from the exons atggaTATACCATAcagaaagatttttatttatattctcacCTTTGCCGCCTACGCTTACACGGGCATTGGTTCTACCATGTTAAGAAATCTCAAGGATGCAGTCTTGTCTGCGGAATCAGTATTTGGTGATGTATTTCGAAATGTGATTACGGTTGCtgagaaatttaaatctctTCATGATGTTTTTGATGCTGCTGTAGAAGAGGATTGCATATTTACATGTCCAGAAG gaCATAAACCTGTGAGAAATAGAAATCATGTGCCAAAATCTGATGGTTGTGGCTCGCTCGGGTTTGAAATATCATCAGATTATTTGCCCATTGAGCAAATGACCAGGTGTTGTGATGCACATGATATTTGCTATGACACCTGCAATAGTGGTAAAGAGGCTTGTGATTTAGAGTTCAAGAGATGTTTATACAATTACTGTGATACTTATAAATCTGTGAATGTTGCCGGTGATGCTATTACCAAAG gtTGTAAAGGTGCAGCAAAACTACTTTTTACAGGAACTTTAACACTTGGCTGTAAGTCCTATTTAGATGCTCAGAAGAAAGCATGTTATTGTCCTCCgaccaaaaacaaatataaaaagtatactaCTGGAAATGATGAACTATAG
- the LOC116771258 gene encoding myotrophin: MSELVWGIKNGDIDQVKDIVEKNKIDVNALIDGRVPLHYAADYGQTAVVNYLLDKGADPNMVDKHGISVILAAIWEGHTDCVKTLLKHGASKNGKTPDGTPYIDAAEKEEIKELLT; the protein is encoded by the exons ATGAGTGAATTAGTTTGGGGTATTAAAAATGGTGATATTGATCAAGTTAAAGATATTGTTGAGAAAAAT aaaattgATGTGAATGCATTAATTGACGGCAGAGTGCCCCTTCATTATGCCGCAGATTATGGTCAGACAGCTGTTGTGAACTACTTGCTAGACAAAGGAGCCGATCCTAAT ATGGTAGACAAGCACGGCATCTCTGTAATTCTGGCAGCTATATGGGAAGGGCATACAGACTGTGTTAAAACACTATTAAAACAT GGAGCATCCAAAAATGGAAAAACACCGGATGGCACCCCATATATTGATGCGGCAGAAAAAGAAGAGATCAAGGAATTACTTACATAA
- the LOC116771257 gene encoding uncharacterized protein LOC116771257: MKEHDFITDVDFMKIPKDSSRAIKFIVELLLLHIYPLIKRIGNKLNNNTSDAYALPEEYAVQISNVYTLCLDQIKKSVVTLIHVVKLENNKKLYLQESRNCTLERLTWCYNKLLSIEEFLNTPSDAIDPDNPIIAITMYFVNWIDQTFEVLNKLSNIVYRTDVKDDEEQYRKWKNEIVECVLSLHTSIDELLLSALTLCKYCLPDDQPVVKAHCQVVMRETNALLSYLIDGDLNAVKATPETLKLPINPFNINVLIDVFKDVLYVLETNTNTALLALVVHCFSQSVSPTDMLQEHFDVGSGTCICSKNGNAVDNCKIIKEFDLHNERLLNIGSFAMSCSSDQRRILSLRSGLASLEALDPHLVPAVMTSSKSPHSSILIDIWNQEVKQIRDGIFLIVDPAAFADKVKQMMHQKIQEITKDSAYNNTRTCTVINMGCVVYEFFKVYEQFEPDALRSHELLTPLLRDLNKVQMECKIVNNLLSQAGDHKYNVKKAQNKNASFKQLVKRLKLLYKLVKTINNILNPSENEFYDEPEMKNITQTICLNGNTYVTSPKKINNMTRSIFARTNLRSSTGKFPLAVLTKHMKARTNNELSFSVQLDQICNISDIKINREASILYQTPLKTRSLRKAVLNKVVPIDLEQKWNDTEKTFSERESMIEDTSLQITDVLNQINDLMCNITASKRSFNSTVFIEKSCYLGNKSSVKFDRVWDISVDDVGDLGVSNDTPSEINTLERINDLDLVESKLSDLKTGQFETSL, from the exons atGAAAGAACATGATTTTATAACAGACGtcgattttatgaaaattccGAAAGATTCTTCAAGAGCAATAAAGTTTATTGTG GAACTCCTCCTTCTTCATATATATCCGTTAATAAAACGAAtcggtaataaattaaataacaatacatcTGATGCATATGCATTGCCTGAAGAATATGCAGTTCAAATAAGCAATGTTTACACTTTGTGTTTAGATCAAATAAAGAAGTCTGTTGTGACATTGATACATGTTGTGAAATtggaaaataacaaaaaactttatcTCCAG GAAAGTCGTAACTGTACATTGGAAAGACTGACatggtgttataataaattattgtcaattgaagaatttttaaacacaCCTAGTGATGCAATTGACCCCGATAACCCTATAATTGctataacaatgtattttgtaaattggATTGATCAAACATTTGAGGTCCTCAACAAATTGTCTAACATTGTCTATCGAACGGATGTCAAGGATGACGAAGAACAATACAGGAAATGGAAGAATgaa ATTGTTGAATGTGTGTTGAGTCTTCACACATCTATAGATGAACTTTTGTTGTCGGCACTAACTCTCTGCAAATACTGTTTGCCTGACGACCAACCTGTGGTTAAAGCTCACTGCCAAGTg gtaatGAGGGAAACAAATGCGCTTCTGAGTTATCTTATTGACGGAGATCTAAATGCTGTCAAGGCCACACCCGAAACACTTAAGTTACCAATAAATCCATTCAACATTAATGTACTGATTGATGTTTTTAAGGATGTTTTGTATGTATTGGaaacaaacacaaacacaGCATTGCTGGCATTAGTCGTTCATTGTTTTAGTCAAAGTGTGTCACCAACGGATATGTTACAAGAGCATTTTGATGTCGGTTCAGGAACATGTATATGTTCTAAAAATGGTAATGCTGTGGATAATTGTAAGATTATAAAGGAATTTGATTTGCACAATGAAAGACTGTTGAACATTGGATCGTTTGCTATGTCGTGCTCCTCGGATCAGAGAA gaATACTATCTCTACGAAGTGGACTTGCGAGTCTAGAAGCTTTGGACCCTCATTTAGTGCCAGCTGTGATGACGTCATCAAAAAGTCCGCACTCGTCAATACTAATTGATATTTGGAATCAAGAGGTCAAACAAATAAGGGAtgggatatttttaattgtcgACCCCGCAGCTTTTGCAGAT aaagTTAAGCAAATGATGCATCAGAAAATTCAGGAAATAACTAAGGATAGtgcatataataatacaaggaCCTGTACAGTGATCAACATGGGTTGTGTAGTATATGAGTTCTTCAAAGTATATGAACAGTTTGAACCGGATGCATTGAGATCTCACGAACTTTTGACGCCTTTATTAAGAGATTTGAATAAAg TTCAAATGGAATGCAAAATCGTGAACAACTTACTATCTCAAGCGGGCGATCATAAGTACAACGTAAAAAAGGCCCAAAACAAAAATGCTTCATTTAAACAGCTTGTAAAGAGACTGAAACTGCTCTACAAACtagttaaaacaataaataatatactgaaTCCGTCAGAAAACGAATTTTACGATGAACCGGAAATGAAAAACATCACTCAGACCATATGTCTGAACGGAAATACTTACGTTACATCACcgaaaaaaatcaacaatatGACAAGAAGTATATTTGCAAGAACAAATTTGAGATCTTCCACAGGAAAATTTCCCTTAGCTGTTCTAACAAAACATATGAAGGCTAGAACGAATAATGAATTGAGTTTCTCAGTACAATTGGACCAAATATGCAATATAtctgatataaaaatcaatcgaGAAGCTTCTATACTATATCAGACACCTTTAAAAACACGGTCTTTAAGAAAGGCTGTACTCAATAAGGTTGTGCCTATAGATTTAGAACAGAAATGGAATGATACGGAAAAAACTTTTTCGGAAAGGGAGAGTATGATTGAGGACACTAGCTTGCAAATTACag ATGTTCTAAACCAAATAAACGATTTAATGTGCAACATAACGGCATCGAAAAGGAGTTTTAATTCGACAGTTTTCATAGAGAAGTCTTGTTATTTAGGTAATAAGAGTAGTGTGAAATTTGACCGCGTTTGGGACATTAGTGTCGACGATGTCGGAGATTTGGGAGTGTCGAATGACACGCCGTCAGAAATCAACACTCTGGAGAGAATTAACGATCTTGATTTGGTTGAAAGTAAACTGAGTGATTTGAAAACAGGACAGTTTGAAACTAGCTTATAA
- the LOC116771274 gene encoding neuropeptide-like precursor 1, translating into MKRGSRINNKNHSRWLFTLITLALVYCLYVEQVVGLPSDASKNTWPTFPRRNIAALARDGYLKSMTSGIKRSISTLAKNGQLPTFRSPYDETDKQEQDDEEVQEKRNLASIARLRSYSAMKRNVQSLARDGYRFGRGQYSQSNEKRNIAALARNGLIHKRDEIMGDEYYFPFYQNPVPPLTEIDGPLDFNEVYDFQQSINPEMLPPLSQVFKRSDVGFFPDSLNTKMDYDGNWYLKRGAVGMPAHGLYRPIYIETNGNTRNKRSIFSLPDVLDRNDISLPEDYENDNDDKRSVDEDDLDVKREKFVKRHIGSLARLGLLPSFRFSGGRYSRSGRARLLLPSQELYRKHSADENFGIRQYIADSEVDAAIDSDDSNLPSPPIPANSHPTGRYLHRSLSNEIPNTPLPQSPLSLSYSNTPKDPWQIKENPKFYYFRSLKVPYHASDKRYLLLPAVDNILLRKSYRNSSLPSRRKNQ; encoded by the exons atgaaGCGCGGAAGCcgcataaataataaaaaccataGTAGATGGTTATTTACACTTATAACATTGGCTTTGGTCTACTGTCTCTATGTAGAACAG gtcGTGGGTTTACCTTCTGATGCATCCAAGAATACTTGGCCTACATTTCCACGAAGAAATATCGCAGCTCTAGCTAGAGATGGCTATCTTAAGAGTATGACATCTGGTATTAAAAGAAGTATTTCAACGCTGGCTAAAAATGGACAGCTCCCAACGTTTAGATCGCCTTACGACGAAACTGACAAACAGGAGCAAGACGATGAAGAAGTGCAAGAGAAAAGGAACCTGGCTTCAATTGCGCGGCTTCGGAGCTATTCGGCAATGAAAAGAAACGTACAATCACTTGCAAGAGATGGTTACCGTTTCGGACGAGGTCAATACAGCCAGTCGAATGAGAAACGCAATATTGCTGCACTTGCACGAAATGGCTTAATTCACAAAAGGGATGAAATTATGGgtgatgaatattattttccattttacCAAAACCCTGTACCGCCATTAACTGAAATAGACGGGCCACTTGATTTCAATGAAGTGTATGATTTCCAACAATCTATAAATCCTGAAATGCTGCCGCCACTCTCACAGGTTTTTAAACGTAGTGATGTTGGATTTTTTCCTGAttcattaaatactaaaatggATTACGATGGTAACTGGTATCTTAAGCGCGGTGCTGTTGGGATGCCAGCACATGGACTTTATAGACCAATTTACATTGAAACCAATGGAAACACGAGAAATAAAAGATCCATATTTTCTCTGCCCGATGTCCTTGATCGTAATGATATTTCCCTACCAGAAGATTACGAGAACGACAACGATGATAAAAGATCAGTTG ATGAAGATGATCTCGATGTAAAGCGTGAAAAATTCGTAAAGCGTCATATTGGCTCATTGGCTCGGTTAGGTTTATTGCCTTCATTTAGGTTTTCGGGTGGCCGCTACAGTAGGTCTGGAAGAGCTAGACTGCTTTTACCTAGTCAAGAATTATACAG gaAGCATTCCGCTGACGAGAATTTCGGGATTAG GCAATATATCGCTGATTCCGAAGTTGACGCAGCCATCGATTCAGACGACTCCAACCTACCGTCGCCGCCAATACCTGCTAACTCGCACCCGACCGGAAGGTACCTCCACCGTTCGTTGAGCAACGAAATACCTAATACCCCTTTACCACAATCTCCTTTGTCCCTTTCTTATTCCAACACCCCGAAGGACCCCTGGCAGATAAAGGAAAACCCGAAGTTCTATTATTTTAGGTCTCTCAAAGTTCCATACCACGCTTCAGACAAGAGATATTTGCTTCTTCCCGCTGTGGATAATATTCTATTGAGGAAGTCGTACCGCAACAGCAGTCTTCCTAGCCGTCGTAAAAATCAGTAG
- the LOC116778648 gene encoding uncharacterized protein LOC116778648, with the protein MALAKLAFVFLTALIAVNLIFAEEEEFSQFEGQRFARSAEESEDSQGRFLNRFTSCNYTETPGSTCRGCFTAVRCLPSNVGIIRSCRGFLPYCNNGRCSFSAAANCSSSG; encoded by the exons ATGGCTCTGGCAAAATTAGCTTTCGTCTTCCTTACGGCGCtg ATAGCTGTTAACTTAATCTTTGCCGAAGAAGAAGAATTCTCTCAATTCGAAGGGCAACGTTTTGCTCGTTCCGCAGAGGAATCAGAAGACTCCCAAGGAAGATTTCTCAACAGATTTACTTCATGTAACTATACTGAAACG cCTGGATCCACTTGCCGAGGGTGCTTCACGGCTGTCCGTTGTCTTCCATCAAACGTCGGCATAATTCGCTCTTGCCGTGGTTTCTTACCTTATTGCAATAATGGCAGGTGCTCTTTCAGTGCAGCCGCGAATTGCTCGAGCTCCGGttaa
- the LOC116771263 gene encoding uncharacterized protein LOC116771263, translating to MAPFKSILILLTMSCLLIVSYGQVSQGGSHIDQGKPHVSQGGSHEDQGRVRRQAIQDPTKQKLNEDAINTKNWTTCDFGVTPTISCYNCNTRLICKPIGGLLKACNDPMRPFCNSGICSSTPTANCF from the exons ATGGCTCCATTCAAAAGCATTCTGATTCTTCTGACGATG agtTGTTTGTTGATCGTAAGCTACGGTCAGGTCAGTCAAGGAGGTTCTCATATTGACCAAGGCAAACCTCACGTCTCCCAGGGCGGATCTCATGAAGACCAAGGCAGAGTCCGTCGTCAAGCGATTCAAGATCccacaaaacaaaaactaaacgAAGATGCTATCAATACCAAAAATTGGACCACATGTGACTTTGGAGTTACTCCGACAATTTCATGCTATAATTGTAACACACGACTTATTTGTAAACCAATTGGAGGTCTTTTAAAAGCATGTAATGATCCAATGAGACCTTTCTGCAATTCAGGCATATGTTCATCCACACCTACAgcgaattgtttttaa
- the LOC116771235 gene encoding uncharacterized protein LOC116771235 encodes MVSKIIIAFCFVAVVAAIPAQPGWGGGGGAGVFLPPWISSAPWFPQWTPCTTVGSSCSDCSTKIVCTKIGGLQRTCSDPTKPYCNLGECSATPSEECSAPVVPENAA; translated from the exons ATGGTTTCTAAAATCATTATTGCATTTTGCTTC gtGGCGGTAGTAGCAGCTATTCCAGCCCAGCCTGGTTGGGGCGGAGGTGGTGGAGCTGGTGTCTTTTTACCACCCTGGATATCATCGGCTCCCTGGTTTCCTCAATGGACCCCTTGCACCACTGTTGGCAGCTCCTGCTCTGATTGTTCAACTAAAATAGTATGTACCAAGATCGGTGGACTACAAAGAACTTGCTCAGATCCTACAAAGCCGTATTGCAATCTCGGTGAATGCTCAGCAACCCCGTCTGAAGAGTGCTCAGCACCAGTTGTACCAGAAAATGCAGCGTAA